Proteins encoded within one genomic window of Mesobacillus subterraneus:
- the hemA gene encoding glutamyl-tRNA reductase yields MHIIVVGLNYKTAPVEIRERLTFNEGNLGEAMSALQEKKSILENVIVSTCNRTEIYAVVDQLHTGRYYIKEFLSEWFGIPQAEFTPFLFIYEQDGAIEHLFKVSCGLNSMVLGETQILGQVRSSFMLGLDKNTTGTVFNQLFKQAVTIAKRGHSETDIGANAVSVSYAAVELAKKIFGSLDQKHVLILGAGKMGELAIQNLHANGAKKVTVINRTYQKAEDLANRFSGMAKTMDELQTELVDADILISSTGAKNFVVTKDMMAKVEQMRKGKPLFMVDIAVPRDLDPEIATLENVFLYDIDDLEGIVEANLQERQKAAEKILIMIESEIVQFKQWLNTLGVVPVISALRVKALSIQQETMDSIERKLSHLSERDIKVLNKHTKSIINQLLKDPILQAKELAAGPDADEALNLFVKIFNIEQLVAEQEGMKTAETKQVKVPSPQASFQS; encoded by the coding sequence ATGCATATTATCGTTGTCGGTCTAAACTATAAAACTGCCCCTGTTGAAATCCGCGAAAGATTGACATTCAACGAGGGAAACCTTGGTGAAGCGATGAGTGCCCTTCAGGAAAAGAAGAGCATCCTAGAGAATGTCATCGTATCAACGTGCAACCGTACAGAAATATATGCTGTCGTGGACCAGCTTCACACTGGCAGATATTATATCAAAGAGTTTTTATCTGAATGGTTCGGAATCCCACAGGCAGAATTTACGCCTTTCCTGTTCATTTACGAACAAGATGGCGCAATTGAACATTTATTTAAGGTTTCTTGCGGCTTGAATTCCATGGTTCTGGGTGAAACTCAAATACTTGGACAAGTGCGCTCAAGCTTCATGCTTGGCCTTGACAAGAACACGACCGGAACGGTCTTCAATCAGCTATTCAAACAGGCAGTCACAATTGCCAAGCGCGGCCATTCCGAAACAGATATCGGAGCGAACGCTGTTTCAGTCAGCTACGCAGCTGTTGAACTTGCCAAGAAGATTTTCGGCTCTCTTGATCAAAAGCATGTGCTGATTCTTGGTGCAGGCAAGATGGGCGAGCTTGCGATCCAGAACCTGCATGCAAATGGCGCGAAGAAAGTGACGGTCATCAACCGTACTTACCAGAAAGCTGAGGATTTGGCTAATCGATTTTCCGGTATGGCCAAAACTATGGATGAGCTTCAGACTGAGCTGGTGGATGCAGATATCCTGATCAGTTCAACAGGTGCGAAAAACTTTGTCGTCACAAAGGATATGATGGCAAAGGTCGAGCAAATGAGAAAAGGCAAACCATTATTCATGGTCGATATAGCTGTTCCGCGTGACCTTGACCCGGAAATTGCGACGCTTGAAAATGTGTTCCTCTATGATATCGATGATCTAGAGGGTATCGTTGAAGCGAATCTGCAAGAACGCCAGAAGGCTGCAGAGAAAATCCTGATCATGATAGAAAGTGAGATTGTCCAATTCAAACAGTGGCTCAATACGCTTGGCGTCGTTCCTGTCATCTCTGCATTGAGGGTCAAAGCCCTTTCAATCCAGCAGGAAACGATGGACAGCATCGAACGGAAATTGTCACATCTATCTGAACGTGATATTAAAGTGCTTAACAAGCATACAAAGAGCATCATCAATCAGCTCCTAAAGGATCCAATCCTGCAGGCGAAAGAGCTTGCTGCTGGACCTGATGCAGATGAAGCACTGAATTTATTCGTGAAGATTTTTAATATTGAACAGCTCGTCGCTGAACAAGAAGGAATGAAAACGGCTGAAACCAAGCAGGTAAAAGTTCCTTCGCCTCAGGCTTCTTTTCAGTCGTAA
- the hemB gene encoding porphobilinogen synthase, which produces MKHLEFSRHRRLRQTANMRALVRENYLRTEDLIYPLFVVEGENVKKEVSSMPGVYQLSLDNLKEEMTEVDSLGIKSVLLFGVPDEKDEVGCQAYHDHGILQEAIRVIKKDFPEMVVIADTCLCEYTSHDHCGVIEDGKVLNDPSLELLGKTAVSQAQAGADIIAPSNMMDGFVAAIRFALDEAGFHDVPIMSYAVKYSSAFYGPFREAAESTPQFGDRKSYQMDPANRIEAMREAESDVIEGADFLIVKPGMPYLDIVRDVKNNFNLPVVIYNVSGEYSMVKAAAQNGWVDEKSIVMEMLTGMKRAGSDLIITYHAKDAARWLKEQ; this is translated from the coding sequence ATGAAACACCTTGAATTCAGCCGACACCGCCGTCTTCGCCAAACAGCGAATATGCGCGCCCTTGTACGTGAAAACTATCTTCGCACTGAAGACTTGATCTACCCGCTTTTTGTCGTTGAAGGAGAAAATGTAAAAAAAGAAGTTTCTTCAATGCCGGGAGTCTATCAATTATCCCTTGATAACTTAAAAGAAGAAATGACTGAAGTAGATTCTTTGGGCATTAAATCCGTGCTTCTTTTCGGTGTTCCTGACGAAAAAGATGAAGTAGGCTGCCAGGCGTACCACGACCACGGAATTTTGCAGGAAGCGATCCGTGTCATCAAAAAGGATTTTCCTGAGATGGTTGTCATCGCCGATACTTGCCTTTGTGAATACACAAGCCATGACCACTGCGGCGTCATTGAGGATGGCAAAGTTCTTAACGACCCTTCTCTTGAGCTGTTGGGAAAGACTGCCGTCAGCCAGGCACAAGCCGGCGCCGATATCATCGCACCATCAAACATGATGGACGGATTTGTTGCAGCTATTCGTTTTGCTTTGGATGAAGCAGGATTCCATGATGTGCCGATCATGTCCTACGCAGTAAAATATTCTTCTGCCTTTTACGGTCCATTCCGTGAAGCGGCTGAGAGCACACCACAGTTCGGTGACCGCAAATCCTACCAGATGGACCCTGCAAACCGTATTGAAGCGATGCGCGAAGCTGAATCAGATGTCATCGAAGGAGCAGACTTTCTTATCGTCAAACCGGGCATGCCTTACCTGGATATCGTCCGTGACGTAAAAAATAACTTTAACCTGCCTGTTGTTATCTATAATGTCAGCGGTGAATATTCAATGGTCAAAGCAGCAGCTCAAAACGGCTGGGTTGACGAGAAGAGCATCGTCATGGAAATGCTGACAGGAATGAAGCGCGCTGGATCAGACCTGATCATCACCTACCATGCGAAGGATGCAGCACGCTGGCTGAAGGAACAATAA
- the lonB gene encoding ATP-dependent protease LonB, producing the protein MSWTGIALFIQLFFGIIIGLYFWNLLRNQRTQKVSIDRESRKEMEQLRKMRSVSLSEPLAEKVRPSSFKDIVGQEDGIKALKAALCGPNPQHVIIYGPPGVGKTAAARLVLEEAKQNQKSPFKKASVFVELDATTARFDERGIADPLIGSVHDPIYQGAGAMGQAGIPQPKQGAVTNAHGGVLFIDEIGELHPIQMNKLLKVLEDRKVFLESAYYNEENTQIPSHIHDIFKNGLPADFRLVGATTRTPSEIPPAIRSRCMEVFFRELTQEEISEVARNAAEKVELAMSEKAIDILSNYARNGREAVNMVQIAAGLAITDERTYIKEEEIEWVVHSSQLTPRMERRINEKSTVGLVNGLAVYGPNTGALLEIEVTVIKAKEKGSINITGIVDEESIGGQGKSIRRKSMARGSIENVITVLRSMGVPADEFDIHVNFPGGTPIDGPSAGIAMATGIYSAIYKIPMDHTVAMTGEISIHGNVKPIGGVYPKVKAAKKAGAKKVIIPKENVQTILNEITDIEIIPVTHLNEVFEIALEKDHPREQIIQAASDLTAKETS; encoded by the coding sequence TTGAGTTGGACCGGAATCGCCTTGTTTATACAGCTGTTTTTCGGAATTATCATCGGGCTGTATTTCTGGAATTTACTCAGGAATCAGCGGACGCAAAAAGTATCAATTGATCGGGAATCCCGAAAGGAAATGGAGCAGTTAAGAAAGATGAGATCCGTCTCATTGAGTGAACCGCTTGCTGAAAAAGTCAGGCCATCCAGCTTCAAGGACATAGTTGGACAGGAAGATGGAATCAAGGCACTCAAAGCAGCATTGTGTGGGCCCAATCCACAGCACGTCATCATTTATGGGCCGCCGGGAGTAGGGAAAACTGCTGCAGCCAGGCTCGTATTGGAAGAAGCAAAGCAAAACCAAAAATCCCCCTTCAAAAAAGCATCAGTATTTGTTGAGCTGGATGCTACCACTGCCAGGTTTGATGAGCGGGGAATTGCCGACCCGTTAATCGGTTCTGTTCATGATCCGATCTATCAAGGGGCCGGTGCGATGGGACAGGCTGGCATTCCTCAGCCAAAACAGGGTGCTGTGACCAATGCACATGGAGGCGTTTTATTCATTGATGAAATTGGCGAGCTGCACCCAATTCAGATGAACAAGCTTTTAAAAGTACTGGAAGACAGGAAAGTGTTTTTAGAGAGTGCTTATTATAATGAGGAAAATACGCAAATCCCGAGCCATATCCACGACATCTTCAAAAATGGGCTCCCTGCAGACTTCCGTCTCGTAGGTGCGACAACAAGGACTCCGAGTGAAATCCCTCCAGCAATAAGATCAAGATGCATGGAAGTATTTTTCCGTGAGCTGACACAGGAGGAAATTTCAGAGGTAGCGAGGAATGCAGCAGAGAAAGTAGAACTGGCTATGAGTGAAAAAGCGATAGACATTCTGTCAAATTATGCGCGGAATGGCCGAGAAGCCGTAAATATGGTCCAGATTGCTGCTGGGCTTGCCATTACCGATGAAAGAACCTACATTAAAGAAGAGGAAATTGAATGGGTCGTTCATTCAAGTCAACTGACACCAAGGATGGAAAGAAGGATCAATGAAAAGTCAACGGTCGGCCTAGTTAATGGACTGGCTGTGTATGGTCCAAATACCGGAGCGCTTCTTGAAATCGAAGTTACTGTTATTAAAGCGAAGGAAAAGGGCTCAATCAACATTACTGGAATCGTCGATGAAGAGAGCATCGGCGGACAGGGGAAATCAATCCGCAGAAAGAGCATGGCACGAGGTTCGATTGAGAATGTGATCACTGTTCTAAGATCGATGGGTGTTCCGGCTGATGAGTTCGACATCCATGTGAATTTCCCTGGTGGTACCCCGATCGATGGTCCATCTGCCGGGATCGCAATGGCGACGGGAATTTATTCAGCAATCTATAAAATCCCGATGGACCATACAGTCGCAATGACTGGAGAAATCAGCATCCATGGAAATGTAAAGCCGATTGGCGGTGTCTACCCAAAAGTAAAGGCAGCGAAAAAAGCAGGAGCCAAGAAGGTCATCATTCCAAAGGAAAATGTGCAGACGATCCTTAACGAAATCACAGATATAGAAATTATTCCAGTCACCCATCTGAATGAGGTTTTTGAGATTGCTCTTGAAAAAGACCATCCGCGGGAGCAAATCATCCAGGCTGCTAGTGACTTAACAGCAAAAGAGACGAGCTAG
- a CDS encoding uroporphyrinogen-III synthase, which yields MIPRGKAHAKSFSDMVKRNGGIPVEIPLIAFQPVAASNKLHNTLANLHTYDWIIFTSNVTVETFYSFMKKGQALLPKKAVIGEKTKETLEDMGEKVDFVPAEYVAEGFIDKFLPFVNHGERILIPKGNLARDYISTSLKEKGAIVDEIIIYETFLPEESRTKLVKMLTEESLDILTFTSPSTIDHFMKIVEEHNLGGKLDHCIVACIGPVSKRMAEQRGLKVHAMPEKYTVEEMLKSVANFMNIGG from the coding sequence ATGATTCCTAGGGGAAAGGCTCACGCGAAGTCTTTCTCCGATATGGTTAAAAGAAATGGAGGGATTCCCGTGGAGATCCCTCTTATTGCCTTTCAGCCTGTTGCGGCTTCTAATAAACTACATAATACTCTTGCGAATTTACATACCTACGATTGGATAATTTTTACGAGCAATGTAACTGTGGAGACATTCTATTCCTTCATGAAAAAGGGACAGGCTCTTCTGCCTAAAAAAGCTGTGATTGGGGAAAAAACAAAAGAAACTCTTGAAGACATGGGAGAAAAGGTAGACTTCGTTCCAGCAGAATATGTTGCCGAAGGATTTATTGATAAGTTCTTACCATTTGTCAATCATGGCGAGAGGATCCTGATCCCAAAAGGAAATCTAGCCAGGGATTATATTTCCACTTCATTGAAGGAAAAGGGCGCAATTGTCGACGAAATCATAATCTACGAAACGTTCCTGCCCGAGGAAAGCAGAACCAAGCTCGTTAAGATGCTAACAGAAGAAAGTCTTGATATACTTACATTTACAAGCCCTTCGACGATTGATCATTTTATGAAAATCGTAGAGGAACATAACTTAGGGGGCAAGCTGGATCATTGCATCGTTGCCTGCATCGGTCCTGTATCCAAAAGGATGGCAGAGCAGCGGGGATTGAAGGTCCATGCCATGCCAGAAAAATACACCGTTGAAGAGATGCTGAAAAGCGTTGCCAATTTTATGAATATTGGAGGGTAA
- a CDS encoding LiaI-LiaF-like domain-containing protein, with protein sequence MKNQRITPGMILIGFGIYFYLQQENVSLFTEFYTWQTLLIIVGAAFLVQGYWGKDYEAIFPGVILVGFGVHFHVVNKFDLWPDHLGAFILIIALGFLLRYQKTGNGLFHGVLFLILAGLLLFYDRITGWLGLLENGVSTAWRFWPATLIFIGVYLLFIKKK encoded by the coding sequence ATGAAAAATCAGAGAATTACACCAGGAATGATACTAATCGGTTTTGGTATTTACTTTTATCTTCAGCAGGAAAATGTTTCGTTGTTCACTGAGTTTTATACGTGGCAGACACTCTTGATTATTGTCGGGGCTGCCTTTTTAGTTCAAGGCTACTGGGGAAAGGATTATGAAGCTATCTTTCCAGGCGTAATCCTCGTCGGCTTCGGTGTCCACTTTCATGTGGTCAATAAGTTCGACCTATGGCCCGATCACCTCGGCGCCTTCATCTTAATCATCGCTCTAGGATTCTTGCTGCGATACCAGAAAACAGGCAATGGCTTGTTTCACGGAGTCCTCTTTCTCATTTTAGCTGGTTTGCTATTGTTTTATGACAGAATCACCGGATGGCTTGGTTTATTGGAAAATGGAGTCTCGACGGCATGGAGATTTTGGCCGGCAACATTGATCTTTATTGGTGTTTACTTGTTATTCATTAAAAAGAAATAA
- a CDS encoding cytochrome C assembly family protein — protein sequence MGELYITRLHEITIVIYAASVLLYFIDFLNSNRRANKSAFWLLAFVWGFQTIFLLYYMVDKGRFPVLTLSEGLYFYAWVLVTLSLAINKLLKVDFIVFFTNVLGFIIMAIHTFAPVHYDSNVMSEQLISELLLIHITMAILSYGAFSISVVFSLLYLIQYDLLKRKKWGKLLWRITDLTKLDYWSYILNVIGVPMLILSLILGLQWAWIKVPDLAWYDAKLLGSFIVLAVYSIYLYLRVGKEMYGRALALWNVASFLIVLINFFLFGKLSSFHFWYQ from the coding sequence ATGGGTGAACTTTATATTACGCGTCTCCATGAAATAACCATTGTGATTTATGCGGCAAGCGTGCTCTTATACTTTATCGATTTTCTTAACAGTAACCGGAGGGCAAACAAAAGTGCCTTCTGGTTACTTGCATTTGTTTGGGGATTCCAGACGATTTTTCTGTTATATTATATGGTCGACAAAGGCCGTTTCCCAGTCCTGACGCTCTCTGAAGGACTTTACTTTTATGCGTGGGTACTCGTGACGCTGTCGCTGGCGATCAATAAACTATTAAAAGTAGATTTTATTGTCTTTTTTACAAATGTGCTTGGATTTATCATCATGGCGATCCATACCTTTGCACCGGTGCACTATGACTCCAATGTCATGTCCGAACAACTGATATCAGAGCTTTTGCTCATTCATATCACCATGGCGATCCTGTCATATGGGGCATTCTCTATTTCAGTGGTCTTTTCACTGCTATACCTTATTCAGTATGACCTTTTAAAGCGGAAAAAGTGGGGTAAGCTGTTATGGCGGATCACCGATTTAACGAAACTTGATTATTGGTCATACATATTGAATGTCATCGGAGTGCCGATGTTAATCCTGAGCCTCATCCTCGGTCTTCAATGGGCGTGGATCAAAGTACCTGACCTTGCCTGGTATGATGCCAAGCTGCTCGGTTCATTCATCGTTCTCGCAGTATACAGCATTTACCTATATTTAAGGGTTGGAAAAGAAATGTATGGAAGAGCACTTGCGCTATGGAACGTCGCTTCGTTCCTGATTGTTTTAATAAATTTTTTCCTTTTCGGAAAATTATCATCTTTCCATTTTTGGTATCAATAA
- the yihA gene encoding ribosome biogenesis GTP-binding protein YihA/YsxC has product MKVNSAEIVISAVRLNQYPESNLPEFALAGRSNVGKSSFINKMLNRKALTRTSSKPGKTQTLNFYLINEILHFVDVPGYGYAKVSKSEREAWGKMIETYITSREQLKAMLMIVDLRHPPSKDDVMMYDFLKHYEIPVIIIATKADKIPKSKWQKHVKITRETLDMDPDDTIILFSSETGEGKDKAWSVLGSFMK; this is encoded by the coding sequence ATGAAGGTAAATAGTGCAGAAATCGTAATCAGTGCCGTAAGGCTGAATCAATATCCGGAAAGCAATCTTCCGGAGTTCGCTCTTGCAGGCCGGTCGAATGTTGGCAAGTCTTCGTTTATCAATAAAATGCTAAATAGAAAAGCCCTGACCAGGACTTCGTCAAAGCCTGGAAAAACACAGACCTTGAATTTTTATTTAATAAATGAAATACTTCATTTTGTAGATGTTCCGGGTTATGGTTACGCTAAAGTATCAAAATCCGAACGTGAAGCATGGGGTAAGATGATTGAAACTTACATTACTTCACGGGAACAACTGAAAGCAATGCTGATGATCGTTGATTTGAGGCACCCGCCTTCAAAGGACGATGTGATGATGTATGATTTCCTGAAGCATTATGAGATCCCTGTCATCATCATCGCAACCAAGGCCGATAAAATTCCAAAATCAAAGTGGCAAAAGCATGTGAAGATTACAAGAGAAACCCTTGATATGGATCCGGACGATACAATCATTCTTTTCTCATCAGAAACAGGAGAAGGGAAAGACAAAGCCTGGTCAGTATTAGGAAGTTTCATGAAATAA
- the spoVID gene encoding stage VI sporulation protein D, translating into MSQGNQSCLRFSLEESVWFQRGQEVAELVSISLDPSITIQENEQYVSIRGSLELTGEYTCHEQQQENDEQLSALKYVHSVMEREEGVYEFLHRFPVDITIPKNRIESIYDIDIQVEGFDYVFPEKDRLKLNADLAITGLYGEQQHEADQEEAEELEVSYREEATAEVEAEAFADAVSDRTEEDAEADFPEAPTYSFVQQNETLNHEEQDSYEEELYAPFRAEAKKEADAEAASEPELQDQREHQPVPEYALSDFRGEPEPVAEVEVEQEEVEVELEVEDQTEAENIPAEVEESPESSSSPVLKKKKPNMKQGISIAEFLARKEEETEVAKIRVCIVQQGDSLQSISERYEVPVQQLLRVNHLSIDHEVHEDQVLYVPGVAVHNS; encoded by the coding sequence TTGTCTCAGGGGAATCAATCGTGCCTGCGATTTTCATTAGAAGAGTCAGTGTGGTTTCAAAGAGGACAGGAAGTCGCGGAGCTTGTCTCGATTTCACTCGATCCGAGCATAACCATCCAGGAGAATGAGCAATACGTATCCATTCGCGGATCGCTGGAGTTGACTGGGGAATATACATGTCATGAACAGCAGCAAGAGAATGATGAACAGCTCTCTGCTCTTAAGTATGTCCATTCTGTCATGGAGCGGGAAGAGGGGGTGTATGAATTCCTTCACCGTTTCCCTGTGGATATCACAATCCCCAAAAATCGGATTGAAAGTATTTATGACATTGATATCCAAGTGGAAGGATTTGATTATGTTTTTCCTGAAAAAGACCGCCTGAAGCTGAACGCAGATCTTGCTATCACAGGATTATACGGCGAACAGCAGCATGAGGCTGATCAGGAAGAAGCGGAGGAACTGGAGGTCAGTTACCGCGAGGAGGCTACTGCAGAGGTTGAGGCTGAAGCCTTTGCAGATGCAGTTAGCGATAGAACAGAAGAGGATGCTGAAGCAGACTTCCCAGAAGCGCCGACCTATTCTTTTGTTCAGCAAAATGAAACCTTAAATCATGAAGAACAAGATTCCTATGAAGAGGAATTGTATGCACCATTCAGGGCAGAAGCAAAGAAAGAAGCAGATGCCGAAGCAGCATCTGAACCTGAACTGCAAGATCAAAGAGAACACCAGCCAGTTCCTGAATATGCTTTAAGTGACTTCAGAGGTGAGCCCGAGCCTGTTGCAGAAGTAGAAGTAGAGCAGGAGGAAGTTGAAGTCGAGCTGGAAGTAGAAGACCAGACTGAGGCTGAAAATATCCCTGCAGAAGTGGAAGAATCACCGGAAAGCTCATCTTCACCAGTATTGAAAAAGAAAAAACCGAATATGAAGCAAGGTATTTCCATCGCAGAATTTTTGGCGAGGAAGGAAGAAGAAACAGAAGTTGCCAAAATCAGAGTGTGCATTGTCCAGCAAGGCGACTCACTCCAATCGATTTCTGAGCGCTATGAAGTACCGGTGCAGCAGCTTTTGCGGGTGAATCACTTAAGCATCGACCATGAGGTCCATGAAGACCAGGTTCTATATGTTCCGGGAGTAGCGGTTCACAATTCGTAA
- the hemL gene encoding glutamate-1-semialdehyde 2,1-aminomutase: protein MRSYDKSIAAFKEATELLPGGVNSPVRAFKSVDMDPIFMEKGKGSKIYDIDGNEYIDYVLSWGPLILGHTNEKVVEGIKKVAELGTSFGAPTVVENELAQLVIDRVPSIEMVRMVSSGTEATMSALRLARGYTDRNKILKFEGCYHGHGDSLLIKAGSGVATLGLPDSPGVPEGVAKNTITVPYNDLESVRYAFQQYGDDIAGVIVEPVAGNMGVVPPVEGFLEGLREITTQYGTVLIFDEVMTGFRVGYHCAQGYYNVTPDLTCLGKVIGGGLPVGAYGGKREIMEQIAPSGPIYQAGTLSGNPLAMTAGLETLKQLTPESYKEFERKADILENGLKTVAEKYGIPHTINRAGSMIGIFFTNENVINYDVTRQSDLEFFAAYYREMANEGVFLPPSQFEGLFLSTAHTDEDLEKTIQAAEKAFAKLQNK, encoded by the coding sequence ATGCGCTCATATGATAAATCGATAGCAGCTTTTAAAGAAGCGACAGAACTTTTGCCTGGAGGAGTTAACAGCCCCGTTCGCGCATTCAAGTCTGTCGATATGGATCCTATCTTCATGGAAAAAGGAAAAGGTTCAAAAATCTATGACATCGATGGCAATGAATATATTGACTATGTATTATCATGGGGACCACTGATTCTTGGCCACACGAACGAAAAGGTGGTTGAAGGAATCAAGAAAGTCGCTGAGCTTGGGACAAGCTTTGGTGCACCAACAGTTGTTGAAAATGAACTTGCTCAATTAGTTATTGACCGTGTACCTTCGATTGAGATGGTAAGAATGGTTTCTTCCGGAACTGAGGCGACGATGAGTGCATTGCGCCTTGCTCGCGGGTATACTGACCGAAACAAAATCCTTAAGTTTGAGGGCTGCTACCATGGACATGGGGATTCATTACTTATAAAAGCTGGTTCAGGCGTCGCCACGCTTGGTTTGCCTGACAGCCCTGGTGTTCCTGAGGGAGTTGCCAAGAACACGATTACAGTACCTTACAATGATCTTGAGAGCGTCCGTTACGCATTTCAGCAATATGGTGATGATATCGCCGGCGTGATCGTGGAACCAGTAGCCGGGAATATGGGAGTTGTTCCTCCTGTTGAAGGCTTCCTCGAGGGACTTCGCGAAATCACTACACAATACGGGACGGTTTTGATTTTTGATGAGGTCATGACAGGATTCCGCGTAGGCTACCACTGTGCACAGGGTTATTACAATGTAACACCTGATCTGACTTGCCTTGGAAAAGTGATCGGCGGAGGACTGCCAGTGGGAGCTTATGGTGGAAAAAGAGAAATAATGGAGCAAATAGCCCCAAGTGGTCCTATCTACCAAGCTGGGACTTTATCAGGCAACCCGCTGGCGATGACAGCTGGCCTTGAAACATTGAAGCAGCTGACTCCTGAGTCATACAAAGAGTTTGAGCGCAAAGCTGACATTCTTGAAAATGGTCTGAAGACTGTGGCTGAGAAATACGGAATTCCGCACACAATCAACCGTGCAGGCTCGATGATCGGCATCTTCTTCACTAATGAAAATGTCATCAACTATGACGTGACCAGACAATCAGACCTGGAGTTCTTTGCAGCCTATTACCGTGAAATGGCTAATGAAGGAGTATTCCTTCCGCCATCACAATTTGAGGGATTATTCCTCTCAACAGCACACACAGACGAAGACCTGGAAAAAACAATACAAGCAGCTGAAAAAGCATTTGCCAAGCTGCAAAATAAATAA
- the hemC gene encoding hydroxymethylbilane synthase gives MRKIIVGSRRSKLALTQTNWVIEQLKKLGAPFEFEVKEIVTKGDKILDVTLSKVGGKGLFVKEIEQAMLDKEIDMAVHSMKDMPAVLPEGLVIGAIPEREDHRDVLISNGNVLLKELKSGSVIGTSSLRRSAQLLAQRPDLEMKWIRGNIDTRISKLETEDYDGIILAAAGLKRMGWASDTVTEFIDEDICVPAVGQGALSIECRGDDEELLQLLEKFTCAETSATVRAERAFLHKMEGGCQVPIAGYAHLNDNEEIVLTALVGSPDGKTIFKEIVTGKNPEELGELAADKLISQGAKDLIDKVKQELDSE, from the coding sequence ATGAGGAAAATTATCGTTGGCTCCAGACGGAGTAAGCTAGCATTGACACAAACAAATTGGGTAATTGAACAGTTAAAGAAATTGGGTGCTCCTTTTGAATTTGAAGTAAAGGAAATTGTCACAAAAGGAGACAAAATTCTCGATGTGACTTTATCAAAGGTCGGAGGAAAAGGCCTTTTTGTAAAAGAGATTGAACAGGCTATGCTCGACAAAGAAATTGATATGGCTGTCCATAGTATGAAAGATATGCCTGCAGTACTTCCAGAAGGGCTTGTCATTGGGGCAATTCCTGAGAGGGAAGACCACCGGGATGTGCTGATTTCCAACGGCAATGTACTTTTAAAAGAATTAAAATCAGGTTCAGTAATTGGCACAAGCAGCCTTCGCAGGAGCGCTCAGCTATTGGCTCAACGCCCTGACCTTGAAATGAAGTGGATCCGTGGAAACATTGATACAAGGATCTCTAAGCTTGAAACGGAAGACTATGATGGCATAATCCTTGCTGCTGCCGGTTTGAAGCGTATGGGATGGGCTAGTGATACAGTAACCGAGTTCATTGATGAGGATATTTGTGTACCTGCTGTCGGCCAGGGCGCACTTTCAATCGAGTGCCGCGGCGATGACGAAGAGCTTCTTCAATTGCTTGAAAAATTCACTTGCGCTGAAACAAGTGCGACGGTTAGAGCCGAAAGAGCATTCCTTCACAAGATGGAAGGCGGCTGCCAGGTACCGATTGCCGGTTATGCGCATCTTAACGATAACGAAGAAATCGTTCTGACAGCACTAGTCGGTTCTCCAGATGGAAAGACGATCTTCAAGGAGATTGTAACTGGAAAGAATCCAGAAGAACTTGGTGAGCTTGCAGCTGATAAATTGATCAGCCAGGGAGCGAAAGACTTGATCGACAAGGTAAAACAGGAGCTTGATAGTGAATGA